ATTCTGCTAAAAAACTGACAAGGCGTTTTTTTACATGCAACCATCTCTACAAGTTTAGTTAAaactcccccccccccttcaTTTACAAGGTTGGAGTGTCTCCAAATTTCACTTTAAAGTTTCAATTTTATTACCAACTATTAGCAGGGTTGAGATTTGTTACTGtctcaaaattttatttttgagatcAAATTCTATTCACAACATTGAAATGGGAAGAGGGATATACTGCCATCATTTTTTTATGACATTAAGAGTCTTATTAGTCAATATTTTTATAAGAGCGGCCATCTATCGCTCTAGAGATCGTACTTACGAGAGCACTGCTTTATTGTCCAGTGTTTAAACGTTTAAAGAGGTCGAATGTATTCAATCCAATATCACTTAGGGAAGTTATTGGgagtaaaaaaaactaaaagccGGAAAGTAAATAATTCCATATCACTTAGGGCAGTTATCCTTTTCAAATACACAATAAAGAATTATACATACCAATAATATCATACTGCGCAAACGTTTCCATGGAATGATAATGGTCGTGGCATTGGTGCCATTGCCAGTCGCTCTTATCAGAAAATGGTCGAAAGCTCACCGCACCTTTGTTCAAAATACGCGATGTGAATTTTAAAAGGTGTCTTTTCTTGGAATTGTCGACATCGAAATATTTGTCAACAATAGGAGCTAAACACCGCTCCTCGTACGAACATTTAAGTTCCCATAACGTATGGCTTTCAACCTTGATGCTCTCTTTAAACTTTGAGATGTCCATAACAAGATCAGGGGCGTCTAAACCGAAATCGTAAGTAAAAATGGGGCTCAACTAAcacaagaaagaaagaaatcaCGCTGGAATACCGGTCTGTAACCCTATACTAgtggaataaaaattaatatagacACTTTCTTGCAGCCTCCTTGAGAAAGAAAGAACTACCTATAAGCATCGACTTTCAGGCATATCTAAAACTGCGATAACAAGCAAGCCCTCGTCACAAAAATATTGCTAGTGCGATCTATTTTTACCCAAATATTTTAACGCGTCACTTGAAGCACAAAAAGAAGCATTAACACAAAGGTGCGGGAGAAGGTCAGTTTCCCACCGCTACCACCGACAACCATCACCTCCCCCGTTACCACTACCACCACTGAAACCGCCACTATCGCCACCACTTTTCGTTAATGTAAAGCTTTAAATTTCTGTTTATCCAAGAATTAATAACAATAGACAAAGAcaatagacaaaaaaataataactccAAAGCATACAATTTTTTCTGGACTTCTACTTCAAAAAACGCGTCAGGGCTGTGCTGAAAAGGATATGACCGAATTCTTGCGCTAAATGTGTTTAAAGAAAGACAACATGAGAAAGGAGATTGGGTTAAAGTGGCAAAACAGGGTTGCACAGAACACAAGTTTGTGACACCAGTGGAACTCACACTTTGAACAAACAACACTGGCCATATCATAATAACGGCAACGACCACTGCTTCCATAGCTGCATTCAAACAGGGATGATTCGTTGCCATGACATCGCACATCATACATTCTCTTGCGATAATTTACTCCtggaaaaataagataaaatatACGTGTAAATGTTCCCAACTTTGCTTGATGTTTCAATGCAATTCGAAGTAAAAGTGTTTCGCCATAACACCCACGAGCGACCCATAACTCTCAAAGTTGTTAAATTAGCTTTCAAAGTGACGCAACTGCTTAACCCATGTCTCTCTTtgtcacttttttttttttttgacagcgAAAAAGTTATGTTTAATGCTTAGTGAAATAAATTGAGagcttttaaatatattcaGCCTTTTCATAAGTCCTGTCCTGTTTCTAAAATGTTCTTACCTTATGTCCAATATTATACCGACTGTCTTATCGGAAACAAAATCCCAACTTCAAAAATTAACCTTATATCAATCAAAGACCACACGATATCCACCAACACTTACCGTATTTGTAAGACCTTGAAGCCCATTTAACAAAGCCTAAATCTAACTCTTTGCATGCTATTTGTCCCTCTCTTTGTGTGAAACCTATTCCACAGATGCCAGTCCATTCACCTTTGATTAAAACTTCAATACGACCAGCGTGACGTGTACCACCAACTAATCGTATAACCTACAACATAACGTGAATGGAATTTCTTGTTTACATATCATATCATTACATTAAAAGGTTTGTTTTCAAAAGCTTGACAGAAACAATCAAAAATCCTAAATATTAGCCAATGATGAAACTAGTCGATATTTtgtggaagaatccacgggAAACTCCCGACATATTTTGTGGAGATTTAACATATTTTATGCGTTCCATAGCACGACTTAGTTGGATGCACGAACAGACAAAATATTATGCTATTATGATAAACTGTCTTTATAGGAATGTTTTGTTGCGCCGCTGAAATCTTTATTATACTTTATCGGCCCTTATAAGCCCGGCCCTAAGTCGGCGTTTTTTTGCAACTGGCGGAATAAGGGCCGGCGTTAAATGGGACCGCGTTAATTTGCAAAATATTCTAAGAAAAAGGGCCTTGGAGAAATTCAACATTAAAAGAGTTATTTTACCTTCTGTTTTGACTTTGGTGCATGGCATTTCACACCTGCATCTTCTGAATGGGTGCACGAATTGTTGTGGATCttttttctgcaatttttaATGCTAGACTCGTTACCATGACAATTTACATCTGTTAGAAgtatctttaaaaaataatttgtgaaaTAGTTAAGATTGTGAATACTGTCAATAAACAGAATTCACTTGTGGAAAAATTACCGGGAAGAATGTAGTGTAGCTCTGCGGTCTGAATTTTCATCAGAACTGCGATTTACAGAACACATTTACATGCGAAAATAACAAAGTGAGTAGAAGATATATTATGCAGTAAAAACACAATTAACACAACACATAATAAAATATGAATCCTCCGAAGCAAAAGATCCGTAAAACCCGCCTAAAATAGTCTCCAATGACTATGGGGAATGATAGCAACAGGTTAATTTGTATAATGAATACATGGTTGTTGTTAAACAAAAATGCTTGCTTCCCCTCCCCCCTCTCCTCCATGGAAGGTAAACCAACCAAAAAGCGTCTTTAAAAATGTAAGACAAAGTGTTTATTTGGGAGATTAATAAATCGAGAGAGAACATGattactaaaaaattaacttCGTATAAACCATTACCTTTCCCAAACCCTCTCCATAATCAGCCCAGTGGGTGGCTTCATACGCAGAACCAAAGCCCAACTGTCGACACACAACATTTGCATCGCGAATGTCCCAGCCGTCGTCGCATACCGTTCCCCACTCAACTCCGTTAAATAATTCTACTCTTCCAGATGCATCGTCGTATCCTCCTCTGAGACGAATTTCACCGTtctaaagaaaatgtatatttaAATTGATAGAATATAATATGAAATTACCTGCGAAAGCGTGTCGTCAATGTTATTGGAAGGTCCAGTGTGGCCTACACCAATCCTCGAAAGATATTTCTTAAAGCTGTCAACACTTAAATTTGCCATAATACTTTCCCCTTCTTGAGACAACCTCGGCCCCAAGGCTTTCTAGGTTATTTATATCAGGTTCTGTCTAAATGCAAAAGAACTGAAAAGTCGTGGGCACAAGGTTGTGACTGTATGTGTGTAGGTAGGGCCAAATATTACGCAGAGAGAGGGTGATAGACAAACTCCGATTCACCTTTTCAGTAATAACAACATTCTCATCAAGATTTGAACATGTCAACAATAGAGGCTTTCTGCTTTTGCACGGTTCcgaaaatatgtttttcatttGACATTCCCAAagtagtgattcttttccgttGCAGTGAATAACGCGATTGAAGTAAAACACGCTGATGTTGTTGGAGGCGCTGGAatattcctaaaaaaaataatttctaatttaaatttacgCGCAGATATAAATAGTTTTCCGGCAAAATACTATTCGTTattatttctttagttttttggactattatttattttgttttcataaGCAACCACTTTATTAAGGTTAATTTGTATTTGACTGCTCTTCCCGTTTTAGCGCAAAAAGGAGCTTCTTTCCTAGCGTACTGGAAAAAAAGTCTCTAATTTTTTACACAGTGCGCACGCACTAACAAAAAACTTCGTGAGCTGTGTTGCGCTATAGCGGAAAATGCAGTGGAATGGAAACGAGCCTGAAGCAAGCGCGGTAAAATCTGCAACTTTAGTAGTAACAATATTTAATACAAGAAACACGTCACGTTTTGGCTTTAACAATTAAACAGCCGGTTTATATTAATTTGTTTAGCTTCTTTTTGTGTCCCTAAAGTAATTTCTatgtattcttttttctttttatttggttTTAAACCAATGTTATGAATGTATTAGGTAAAAATTGAacgtttaaataaataatagccGTTAAACACTTCTAATTTTTGGCAGGGTTTTTTGTAGTCTTAGAAATTTTTTCACTTTCTGTTAGCTAACCCTTAGTTCAAGCTAAGTAATTTGTGTTATTACAAACGCGAACATCTGTATTAACAAAGTAAGATATAAGTATGCTTAAAATGATCTCTAATTCCCCCTTTCCTTTTTGCATTATATTGTCACTTGAAATTAACGATAATCCTGAATAAACGAGCCTTCTTCAGTCTCTTTTAACATCACCTTGTAAACAGGATATCCTAGCTGCGAACAAGCAATTTGCGAGTTTTCATGACTCCAGTTATCAGCACACACATCAAACCATTTGTTTTGTACAAAAACTTGTAGTAAGCCTGATGAGACAAATCTTGAATTTGATTGGCTGCCATCAGTTGGTTGTAAGCGAATAGGATGCTTCTAAAATAAGCGacagaacaaaaataaatactttaATTGTCATTGTAGTCGTCATTAAGTCGTCTTTGCCGTCGTCCTTAAGTCGTCTTTGTGCCGTCGTCGTTACGTAGTCTTGATGACGTCGTTTTTTGGCGTTAAAGCTATTTCTGTTTCGTTTGAAGGCCCTCATTTAAAAATACCAAACTCGTTCCCAAGGCATTTTATGTGATATACCCCTCACTGGTGTTCTcgttaatgaaaacaaaaacaaaaattaaacacgaATAAAGACAACAGAGAAAACAAAGTTCAGTAGTTGCCCACCTTAACTTCACGCCTAGgcttaatgacgtcattatctTTTCTTCTCGAGCACGTAATATAAACTTTAGACTTGCTCAAACTACACTGATTTGATAAATGATATCTTCGAAGCGGCTTGCGTCTACAATCGCTTAATAAACTCTCACTTCCCTCGCAAATGATTTCGTCGCTAAGAAAACTTCGACCCTCTACTTCACTTTCCAAAGTCctaaaatatttatgaaaaagaAACTTCGTTTCCAGGCTACAAGAAGGTGTAACTTTTAGTTCTACCACAGTTGTCAGCTATTTCTGCCATATCACAAGATATggtaaaatgaaaaaagaatacaaaaaaatacaatatatgaTTGTCTTTCAGAACGTGTACAAGCGCACACGAGAAATTCATTCGTTTAACATCGAGTTAATCTGGTGAAGTTCTAATACAATGTTTACACACAAAAAATCGGCTTTTCCAGCTGTCTTAAGGATAGACAGGTAAATGCACAGAACAAGACAtttatatttaaagaaaattttcagCAGAAAAATCTTTCAAATGTTAAAGCCGCTGCGCCAACGATATGTTCTATTAGCGCCCAACGAATAGGTGTAAAAGGGcgcaagtatttaaaaaaataaacacgttGGATAAACAGACACTTGCTACAAGCTAAATGcgacttaaaaaatttttaaaatatacatttaattGTTCATGCTCTATAGCCTTGTTTTCATGcgtttttacatatatttttgatattgGGTGAAATATATGTAATTTTGATCCAAAGTGTTTGAGTGTACATCACTTAAAATAAAGTACGACAAAGGGTTAGGTTCTAAAGCAAGCTCGACCCCAGCATCTTTTACCGTGGCAGTAGAACTATCAGAAATCGCcgcgccgttgagaagcaaatagtcctggtgACGATGTTAGTTCTAaagatctaaaaaaaatattcgatcttaaaaaacaacaaaattgaaccctaaatgtatttttcttattaaaaaatgtgCACCCCTTAGCAGTGATAACAATATTGTTATAACACATATAcagcaaaatctttttaaaacgaATATCATTAGGACCTAAAAAAACGTTTGAATTAGAGTTCGCTACACAGAGTTTCTTATATTCCTTCGGAAATCTACTCAAGGGTGTTAGGGTGAGGTAAAATCGACCAAATGTGTCACAAAGCTGGTTTGAGGGGAAAAAAGAGACTTCAGGATATATATTGTAAACATGCCAATTTTTattcgaaaaagaaaaaaaaaagatttcataCTTTTAGCAAAGACGATTTAATACAAAATATGGCCTTAGTTCAGTTGTAGGGGGTAATGTaaatcaaatgattttttagcagGGGGTGGAGCGAAAGGAAAGGGGAGGCCTTAAACATGCAGACTTCCTACGGCACTGCAAATTGATATCTTGAAATTATGTTCGCCAGTGATCTTTGTAGAGAATTGTGCACTGCAATAAAGGGGTGTCTGTTATTAGAAGGTTTTACTGTAGCTTAGCAATACTTAAGCCGTGAGTTTCTCTTTCACTGTATTTCTTAGTTTTTGAATACACTGATTGAGAATCAATCACGAGGTTAAGGCTAATAACTTTAACtaagatttaaataaaaaattagctTCTCTCCGGTTAGCTTGACTTAATGAAAAGCGGAACAAGGCACATTCACTTGGTCATTATTGGTCTGCCATGTCAATTAACGGACTTAATAACAAAATTGTTCAAATTCTTTTCTATTTTCTGAgcaaaagcaaacaaacaagcaaaagcaaaatttttttactgtggtcagaaaaaaatggaaaatttgGAAGTGCTCGTTTTGTCAGGCCGTTTCATTTTTAGGATAATCTTTGCGAGAAAACATAAAAGTCGCCACTGTCGGATCTAGTGTTAAAACCAAGTAGGTTTTCTCATTAAACTTAAAATGTAAcgcagtattttttttttaattttcatcctTTACAAAGTAGAAATTTACCAGCGCAATATTGAAAAAATCACAGTCTGCTTTCCACGTATAAACAGAGCTGTTTCTTCTTAACTAAGCCCTTCACTCCCATCAAATTTCGCGAAGTTAACATATTAGGACGCTCGTGCTATCTGacaaaaaagtacaaaatcCTCAGACGAAGGTTTTGATATCTATTTTCCTATTCCTGCAATGCCTTCGTGTGTGCACAGActtaaaattaaagaaacttttTCAAAGCCTGAAGCAGTTTTTGCGAATACCAAGAACAATCGTATATCAAAGGTGTTAGAACTTTAATGCTGGCTTTTATTTCAGTCGTAACATTTGGCGCTTAGTATCTAAAACATGCGTACtagatgttttttttaactaatttcCGAAGCACTCATTTTTTTCATCAACCATCCCAAACCTTCCAACATGCTGTTATCTGTAGTATAATAAAGATTGAGTATATTCACCGCAGATGTACAAACGCTGGAGGTTGCGATCAAGTAAGCTTTAATTTAATTCAGCACATATTAAcgctataaaaatattttgtcatagCAAAATAGCTATTTACAAAGCTATTTAATTAAAAAGATCTTCATAAtcaattataaattttaataagTGCTGCATAATTAATTTGCCATCATTTAGCAACTAATTGGATGCTGTTTTTATACCTGCATTACATAACAACAtaatctttttgtttacaattcgTCATTCAAAATTGTTACTATTTTTTCCTATTATGTTCACACGTGTTCGCCATAACTATAATACCGCTTGTGTAATTTTAATAATACTAAAAACAATATCTTTAACCTTGATTATCCCCCCGCTTAAATCCCACCCTAATTTTGAGGTTTTCTCGTCTGATATCATAATTCAGGCGTTCATTATGGCTGAGCCCACTTGTTTTGTTAAAGAGCGTATGATCGACTTCAATTGTTCGCGATGACAAAAAGAGTGCTTATGTAAAACACAACAAGCATGGCCAATTATTATTACGCAATAACAAGTGCTTTTGCAAATTTAAACGCGAACGAACCTTTACaccctttttttataagaaccagtAAAATCTGAcaagatgtttttattttccgagACTTTATCAGCTCTATAAAACGGAC
This is a stretch of genomic DNA from Hydractinia symbiolongicarpus strain clone_291-10 chromosome 9, HSymV2.1, whole genome shotgun sequence. It encodes these proteins:
- the LOC130657771 gene encoding lysyl oxidase homolog 3A-like, with amino-acid sequence MKTRMLPSLMMICCVLVTVLSRKHKSRFSIHLIGGRTPNEGYLGVHEYGSWHYVCNSFWDRRNSKVVCRQLGYAKAIYEASKRTLESEVEGRSFLSDEIICEGSESLLSDCRRKPLRRYHLSNQCSLSKSKVYITCSRRKDNDVIKPRREVKKHPIRLQPTDGSQSNSRFVSSGLLQVFVQNKWFDVCADNWSHENSQIACSQLGYPVYKEYSSASNNISVFYFNRVIHCNGKESLLWECQMKNIFSEPCKSRKPLLLTCSNLDENVVITEKNGEIRLRGGYDDASGRVELFNGVEWGTVCDDGWDIRDANVVCRQLGFGSAYEATHWADYGEGLGKILLTDVNCHGNESSIKNCRKKIHNNSCTHSEDAGVKCHAPKSKQKVIRLVGGTRHAGRIEVLIKGEWTGICGIGFTQREGQIACKELDLGFVKWASRSYKYGVNYRKRMYDVRCHGNESSLFECSYGSSGRCRYYDMASVVCSKCEFHWCHKLVFCATLFCHFNPISFLMLSFFKHIYRSPEKILSPIFTYDFGLDAPDLVMDISKFKESIKVESHTLWELKCSYEERCLAPIVDKYFDVDNSKKRHLLKFTSRILNKGAVSFRPFSDKSDWQWHQCHDHYHSMETFAQYDIIDWRGYRVADGHKASFCLEDSECEPGFKKVYNCTDKGDQGISQNCADNYKNTIDCQWIDITELQEGNYSIRVHVNPTQYVAESDWLNNRAVCEIEYYDTDVKVKGCTTDPCYQESFGGNSFGHCCHFPFVHNNTTYYTCITDSDENPWCSTTVNFDQDKKWGYCSETIEKTQLKKS